The DNA window CACCGGCTCGCACTCCCGCCGATTTCTTTCAACGCGGCTGCGCCATTCACGGCGGCCTGGCGCCACGACACGGAGCTTTCCCCGGAGACACCTACCAGTCGTCGCGAGTGACCCGATACATGACCGCGCCGCTCGAGGGACAGTCGAAGAGCCGCTCGAAGACAGGGGCGCGGTCCAGCAGGAGGCGCTCCGCGGGACTGTCCCGGCCCACGCTGACCCAACGGGGCTTCAGGGCGCGGAGCTTGTCCAGGTACACGTCGTCGGCGCCGTCGTGATTGACGAACTCCACGCGGTTGCGCAGGTCCTGGGTCCAGTACTCCCCCAGGAACGTGGTGGCGCTGTCGTAGGCCACGACATCACCGGGCTTGAGCTCCTCCTCTCGCAAGCGCGCCGCGTGGGGAGGCCACAGCCAGCCCATCCGCTCACGCACGCGGTCCGTGTCGCGCAGGCCCGGCACGGCGCGACGTCCCATCGTCGGCAGGACTTGATAGCCCACGGCGGCCTTGGCGAAGGACGCCACGCACAGGAAGGCCGCGAGGGCGGACAGCGGAACCTGGAGGTAGCGCGTGCGCACCTGGCGATGCAGCACGGCCAGCGCGACGAGCCCCGCCGCCGGAAGCCCCAGGGTGAAGCGTCCCCACCACGCCGCGGGCACCAGCACGGACAGGCCCGCGAGCAATGGCAGCGACAGGCGCAGGAAGCGCTCCCGGCTGAAGACCGCGAACGCGCTCACCCACAGCAGCGCGGGCAGCAGCAGATACGGAAAGAGCCAGCCATAGGCGCGCTCGCGCACGTCGGGCCAGTACATGCCCTCGGGCGCGGTCCAGGCATCCACCATGCGCCGGAAGGCCCCAGGCGAGCCGAAGAAGGCCGGCGGCCCGGTGATGTCCTCCGCGCGGATGGGGCCCGCGAGCTCATGCCCCCACACGCTCATGCGCGCGGGCCAGAAGGGATTGCCCGTGCGCGCCACGTTCTCCACGTAGGTGGGCGCGCCCAGCCAGAGCAGCAACAACAGCGCGAGCGCCGTCTGCCCCAGCACCCGGCCGCGAGTCCCCTTCGCGCGCCACAACACCTCCGCGCCCCGCGCGAGCAGCAGCGGCGACATCAGCGCGAGGTGGAACAACCCCGACACCTTCGTGCCCGCGTACAGGCCCATCGCCAGCAGCGTCAGCGTGCGCGCGGGGGGGCTCCAGTCCCGCTCGGTGAGGAAGTAGAAGGCGGTGATGAACAGCGAGCCCGCGACCACGTCGGCGTGGGAGGTGTGGAGCTGGAGGGCCACCGCGGGCAGCGCCAGCCACATCGCGCCCAGGGACGCGGACAGCGCGGGGCTCGCGCTCGCCCGGCGGCACCACGCGGCCACCGCGAGCGCGCCCAGCACACCGAAGGGAACCTGCGACAGGTCATCCAGGCGCGTGTGCCGAGGCAGGAGCACGTTCCAGACGGACAGCAGCTCGGTGAGCTCGGGGTAGCCGTTGACGTACCAGACGGAGGTCTCCACCCAGGTGATGCTGCCCGTCTGCACCGCGTAGTTCGTCTTGGGGACGTGGTACCAGACAACGTCCCAGGCCCAGTTGGGGAAGTGCCAGATGATGGAGCACGAGACGATGAGCGCGCAGGCCGCCGGAACCAGGGCCCACGCGGCCAGCTCCTGACGCCGCCAGATGTCTCGCAGCAGCCGCGGCGGCGCGCCCACGTCCGCGCGCAGACAGGAGACGAGCTCCGCGCGGCCCACCCGGCGCACGGCGAAGGCCAGCAGTCCTCCGTGCAGCAGCAACCCGGCCACGGCGAGTTGGAGCCGGCCCAACTGTCCGACGAGGCCCAGGCCTTGGACACAGGTGAGGATGCTCGCGGAGCCGAAGAGGAGCGCGCCCATCCAGCGCTCCAGCGTCGGGCGCTCACGCAGCAACGCGGTGGACAGGGCCCACGCGGCGACCACCGCCAGCAACGACTCCAAGGCCCAGAGTGTCCATCCCATGCGCGCGTCTCAACCGTGGGCAGACAAGGTCTGTTCGTACAGCGCGCGCACCCGCTCCGCGAGCACCACGGAGTCCTGCCCCAGCGACTCCGGAGGCAGCGGCGGCAACACGCGCACGCGCATGGAGGCCTTGGGGTTCATCCACGGGCCGTCCCCCAACAACAGGTCCGTCGTTCCCTCCACCACGATGGGCACCACGGGGACGTGTTCCTCCACCGCGAGCTGGAAGGCGCCGCGCTTGAAGGGCAACCGCTGACCGGGCTGCGCGTAGGTGCCCTCCGGGAAGATGAGGATGGGCATGCCTCGGCGGAGCCATCGCCGGCAGGGGTCCAGCAGTTGGTGCATGGCGGTGGTGGAGCCTCGGACGATGGGCACATAGGCCAGCAGCGTCATCATCCAACCCACGAGTGGCAGGGAGAACAACGACGCCTTCGCCACGAACTTGTACGGGTGGTACAGCCCCATCACCGCGAGGATGTCCATGGCGGATTGGTGGTTGACCACCAGGACACACGGCCCAGGGGGAAGCAGCTCCCGGCCCTCGAAGCGCGTGCGCCAACCGGGTGACAGGTGCAACCACAGCCCATGACACCAGTGGCACACCAGCCAGTGGAGCATCCGGCGGTCCCGGTCGACCGGAAAGGTGACGAGCAGCAGCAGCGCCCCCAGCGTGAACAGGAGGGGCGCGGTGAGCAGGAAGACGAGCCAGAACCAGACGGTGACGAGGTACTTCATCGTGGTGGGGAGGAAGCGGTGGGCTCACGCCTCGAGGAGGGAGGGAGAGGCGCGAGACGGGGGCTCATCATCGGTCCTGGGACATAGCGTGCCCGGAGGGGGCAAGGACAGCCTCCGGGCACGCGTCAGGCGCCTGATGGGGGGACGGCCGACTAGGGCAGGCGATAGCCCGTATGGCACCAACTGGTCGAATAGGCCGTCGCGGGCACCGCGCTCTTGAGCCAGCACCGCGCATTCACGCCCTGGTGACCCGGCTCCACATAGGTATAGGCGACGCAGCCATTCTCGTTCGCGCAGGCGTCCTCACACAGGACCGGGTCCGCAACGAAGAGGTCGAAGCTGCGGATGTCCTGGCCCGGCCGGTCGATGCCCGGCTCGTTGACGAATCGTGGCTCATCGACGATGGCGATGTTGTCCACCAGATAGGACCCCGTTCCCGAGGTGACGCCGAACTGGACGTTGTTGTCGTCGGTCTTCGGCCTGAAGCTGGGCGTACACGTCCGGCTCCACGCGGTTCCCGCGGGGATGTTGTGCCGCACGCGCTCCTCGCCAAGGGACACCACCCGCATGACACCGCTCACGACCGGCGTCTCCTTCTTGTGGTCGAAGCAGAGGCGGTAGCGGCCAGCCCCCAGGAGCGCGAACTGCCTGTTGCGGATGGGCCAGCCCGAGGGGCTGGTCACATCGAACCTCACGCGCAGCGCCCAGTCCGTCTGGGTGGCGGAGTTGACGCCGCGAGGCACGACGCGCCCTCGCCCCCCGGTGACATCGTTGCGCCAGTGGAACCGCAGGTCCGCGGTGTCCATGTTCATCACCGCGCCGGACTTCACGACATTGATGGCGGCCAGCCGGACATTGAACCGGCTGCTCGCGCCCATCACCATCAATTGGGCGGCTTGGGCGGTCGGCAGTGTCACTTCCACCGTATGCATTCCCCACCCCGACCCCGGAGGACTCCAGAGCCACCGGCCCTGAATCTGCCCCTGCCCTGTCCCCGGATTGACCCAGGACATCCCCAGCCACAGGGCCTGCGAGGAATCGGCGGTCACCGTGTCCATCTGGAGCGAGAGCCTGTACGTGCCGGGCGTGAGGTTCAGGCGCGAGTGGACCATCATCACCTGGTCAGTCGACGAGGGCTGCGTCTTGATGAGCTGGGCCGTGCGGTCCGTGGTGTTGAAGGACACCGAGGCGAAGGGCGCCGTGTTCAGCGTCCACAGCGCGTTGCGCCGCTCGCTGTCGAAGTCGAGCACATACCAGTCGCGGGTGCTCTCTCCACGCTGGCGCTCGATGTCCTCCTGCAGGTCGATGAGCTTGTCCCCGTCCTTGTCCATGAGTCCCACGTAGTTCGTCGGCGTCATGCCCAGCGAGGCGATGTACGCGGTGTTGAGCCTCACCGGGTCCCGGCCGTCGACGGTGCCATCCAACAGGTACTGCGCGATGGAGAGCGCATTGCGACCCCGTCCATCGGGGGTGGCGGTGGACAGCGGACCCACGACGATTTTGTGGGTGGTCGCGCTGAGCTGCGAGGAACCACTTGCGCCATAGTTGCTCCACAAGTTCGTGCTGATGCCGATGGGGCGCTCATGGCTGGTGGTGTAGTCCGGCAGCCCCGTCGAGGGATTCACCTGGACGAAGGCCGGGTCCGTCGTGAAGGTCCCCATGCTGGTCGTCGAGGTGATGGTCCCCTTCGACAGGAAGCGGACGTCGTACTGAGACGGGGTCGGCGTATCCAGCGGGTTGCCCCAGATGCTGTAGACCGGCTGGCCCACGCTCAGCGCGCTGGTTTCGAAGTCGAGGTAGCCGTACTTGTCACCCGGACTGACTCCCGAGGCATTCGGGGGACAGAAGTAGAGTGACAGGTCTGAGCTGTGCCAGGTGTTGTACAGCAGCTTGCAGTTGAAGTCCTCGAAGCGCTTGGCCGTGTTGTTGTCCTCGGCGTACGTCAGGAAGCTCAGCGTCAGCTCGGGCAACCCGCCGCAATGGGCCGCGGTGAGCATGAAGTTGGGGCCAATCATCGCCGCGGAGCAATGGATGAAGCCTCCTCCCAGGTCGAACCAGACGGGACTCGCGTAGCTGGACTTCGCGATGTCCGGGTCGTCGTACCAACGCCAGACGGCCTCGGCGACGCCCCCCGGCTGCTCGGCGACAATCGGGAGCGTCCGCGTTCCAACCTCACCGTCGGGTTCCCCCGATGGACCGCTGCCTCCACAAGCCGCCAACAACAGCGTGCCCCCACAACCCATCAGAATGCCACGCAGTCTTCGCATTCGCCGTACGCTACCAGGACGCCCCGTACCGAGGGGCACTCCAGGCTGCTCGGAGACGGACACATTCCAGCGACCTTTGGCGTGCGTCCCCCTCGACTGGGCATGGCGAGCGTGGCTTCGTGCTGTTAGAGCAGGGCCCTCGTCACGCCGGGGGCGCGCTATCCAACGCTCCAGACGTCACGCGCACGTCACTGCGCGCACTCTGTCTTGCCGTCCGGAGACAGGGGGGGCGTAAGGTGGCCGACCACGAAGTCACTCGGAGGAGGCAGCGGAATGGACGCGCAGGGCCTGCACATCGAAACGCATCCTCGAGAGGGAGACCCGCTGCTGCGCGCCGCGCGCCCGGACCCGTGCACGGTGGTGCTCTTCGGCGCGACGGGGGACCTGGCACAGCGCAAGCTGTTCCCCGCCCTCTTCGAACTGGCACGCGCCAACCTCCTGCCGGACCACTTCGCCGTCGTCGCCTTCAGCCGCTCGCAGCTCGACGACGAGGCCTTCCGCCGCCACGTGAAGGAAGGCCTCCAGAAGTTCGCGCGCACCCAGCCGCTCGACGAGGCCGCATGGCAGCGCTTCGCGCCGCGCCTCGAAGGCATCTCCGGCGGCTACGACGACCCCGCCTCCTTCGCCCGCCTGCGCGAGCGGCTGGAGAAGGTCTCCCAGCGCGAGGGCACCCAGGGCAACCAGCTCTACTACCTGGCCACGCCCGCCTCCACCTTCCCCCAGATTCTCCACGGCCTGGCCGACGCGGGGCTGCTCTCGCGCGAGGAGCGCCCGGACCAGAAGCCCTGGCGGCGCATCGTCATCGAGAAGCCCTTCGGTCATGACCTGGAGAGCGCCAAGGAGCTCAACCGCGAGCTCGCCTCCGTCCTCGACGAGAAGCAGATCTTCCGCATCGACCACTACCTGGGCAAGGAGACCGTCCAGAACATCCTGGTCTTCCGCTTCGCCAACGCCATCTTCGAGCCGCTGTGGAATCGCAACCACATCGACCATGTGGAAATCACCGCGGCGGAGTCCATCGGCGTGGAGGGCCGCGCGGGCTTCTACGACGAGACGGGCGTCATCCGGGACATGGTGCAGAACCACCTGCTCCAGGTGCTGGCCCTGTGCGCCATGGAGCCCCCCGTGTCCTTCGCCGCGGAGGACATCCGCGACGAGAAGAACAAGGTGTTCCGCGCGCTGCGCCCCGTCGAGGGACGCGAGGTGTCCCGGTCCGTCGTCGTGGGCCAGTACGAGGGCTACCTCCAGGAGAAGGGCGTGAAGCCCGACTCGCGCACGCCCACCTATGTCGCCATGAAGCTCAGCGTGGACTCGTGGCGATGGGAAGGCGTGCCCTTCTATCTGCGCGCGGGCAAGAAGCTGAAGAAGCGCATGACGGAGGTGTCCATCCACTTCAAGTCCGTGCCCATCGGCCTGTTCGCCGGCGAGGGCGCCACGTGTCAGCGGCTCCAGCCCAACGTGCTCACGCTGCGCATCCAGCCGCAGGAGGGCATCGCCCTCTCCTTCGAGTCCAAGGTCCCCGGTGAGGACGTCAACATCGCGGGCGTCACCATGGACTTCAACTACGCGGAGAGCTTCCAGAAGCCCGTGCCGGAAGCGTACGAGCGGCTGCTCCTGGACTGCATGCGCGGCAATGCCACCCTCTTCGCGCGCAAGGACAGCGTGGA is part of the Myxococcus landrumus genome and encodes:
- a CDS encoding lysophospholipid acyltransferase family protein, which produces MKYLVTVWFWLVFLLTAPLLFTLGALLLLVTFPVDRDRRMLHWLVCHWCHGLWLHLSPGWRTRFEGRELLPPGPCVLVVNHQSAMDILAVMGLYHPYKFVAKASLFSLPLVGWMMTLLAYVPIVRGSTTAMHQLLDPCRRWLRRGMPILIFPEGTYAQPGQRLPFKRGAFQLAVEEHVPVVPIVVEGTTDLLLGDGPWMNPKASMRVRVLPPLPPESLGQDSVVLAERVRALYEQTLSAHG
- a CDS encoding PAN domain-containing protein — translated: MRRLRGILMGCGGTLLLAACGGSGPSGEPDGEVGTRTLPIVAEQPGGVAEAVWRWYDDPDIAKSSYASPVWFDLGGGFIHCSAAMIGPNFMLTAAHCGGLPELTLSFLTYAEDNNTAKRFEDFNCKLLYNTWHSSDLSLYFCPPNASGVSPGDKYGYLDFETSALSVGQPVYSIWGNPLDTPTPSQYDVRFLSKGTITSTTSMGTFTTDPAFVQVNPSTGLPDYTTSHERPIGISTNLWSNYGASGSSQLSATTHKIVVGPLSTATPDGRGRNALSIAQYLLDGTVDGRDPVRLNTAYIASLGMTPTNYVGLMDKDGDKLIDLQEDIERQRGESTRDWYVLDFDSERRNALWTLNTAPFASVSFNTTDRTAQLIKTQPSSTDQVMMVHSRLNLTPGTYRLSLQMDTVTADSSQALWLGMSWVNPGTGQGQIQGRWLWSPPGSGWGMHTVEVTLPTAQAAQLMVMGASSRFNVRLAAINVVKSGAVMNMDTADLRFHWRNDVTGGRGRVVPRGVNSATQTDWALRVRFDVTSPSGWPIRNRQFALLGAGRYRLCFDHKKETPVVSGVMRVVSLGEERVRHNIPAGTAWSRTCTPSFRPKTDDNNVQFGVTSGTGSYLVDNIAIVDEPRFVNEPGIDRPGQDIRSFDLFVADPVLCEDACANENGCVAYTYVEPGHQGVNARCWLKSAVPATAYSTSWCHTGYRLP
- the zwf gene encoding glucose-6-phosphate dehydrogenase, translated to MDAQGLHIETHPREGDPLLRAARPDPCTVVLFGATGDLAQRKLFPALFELARANLLPDHFAVVAFSRSQLDDEAFRRHVKEGLQKFARTQPLDEAAWQRFAPRLEGISGGYDDPASFARLRERLEKVSQREGTQGNQLYYLATPASTFPQILHGLADAGLLSREERPDQKPWRRIVIEKPFGHDLESAKELNRELASVLDEKQIFRIDHYLGKETVQNILVFRFANAIFEPLWNRNHIDHVEITAAESIGVEGRAGFYDETGVIRDMVQNHLLQVLALCAMEPPVSFAAEDIRDEKNKVFRALRPVEGREVSRSVVVGQYEGYLQEKGVKPDSRTPTYVAMKLSVDSWRWEGVPFYLRAGKKLKKRMTEVSIHFKSVPIGLFAGEGATCQRLQPNVLTLRIQPQEGIALSFESKVPGEDVNIAGVTMDFNYAESFQKPVPEAYERLLLDCMRGNATLFARKDSVEQAWAYVTPILQALDSGEGGTVHTYAAGTTGPQAAAALLARDGRRWTQL